In Candidatus Goldiibacteriota bacterium HGW-Goldbacteria-1, the sequence AGCATAGGCGACGTGCTTGCGCATTATAATAGAATGCAGGGTAAAGACGTAATTCACCCCATGGGGTATGACGCGTTTGGATTACCCGCGGAAAACGCTGCGATTAAAAATAACGTTCATCCCGCTGAATGGACAAAAAAGAATATTGAACACGCGCGCGGTCAGTTTAAAAAACTTGGAATGTCATACGACTGGGACAGGGAACTTGCCACCTGCGACGAATCTTATTACAGATGGAATCAGTGGCTTTTTATTAAGTTTTTTGAAAAGGGGCTTGCTTACAGGAAAGCGTCAGCCGTTAACTGGTGCGAATCATGCGGCACGGTTCTGGCAAACGAGCAGGTACAGGAAGGCAAGTGCTGGCGCTGCGAAAATACAGTTGTCCAGAAAGACTTAACCCAGTGGTTCTTTAAGACCACGGCTTATTCACAGGAACTGCTTAACGGGCATATTAAAATTGACTGGCCTGAACGCGTTATTGCCATGCAGAAAAACTGGATAGGCAGAAGCGAAGGCGCAAGGATACTTTTTAAGGAAGAAAAAACAGGCGAGGAAATACCTGTATTTACCACAAGGCCGGATACTATCTTTGGCGCTACATATGTGGTACTTGCCGCGCAGCACCCTATGGTGGATAAAATAAGGGCAAAAGCAACCGCGGAAAAACAGAAAGAAATAGACGCGTTTAGGGATAAAGTAAAAAAAATGGATGTCACTGTTGACACGCTCTTAACCCTTGAAAAAGAGGGTGTGGATACGGGAGAGACGGCAATAAATCCGGTTAACGGGAAAAAGGTACGTATCTGGATCGGGAATTACGTGCTTATGGATTACGGCACAGGGGCAATTATGGCTGTTCCCACACACGATTCGCGCGACTTTAAGTTCGCGAAAAATTATAACCTGCCAATGATAGTGGTAATTCAGCCAAAGGATAAAATACTTAAGCTTGAAGAGATGACAGACGCGTATGAAGATGAAGGCGTGCTTGTAAATTCCGGCGAATTTGACGGGATAAATAATGTTGAAGCCAAGAAAAAAATTGCCTCCTGGATGAATGATAAGGGCATGGCAAAGATAGAGATAAATTACAGGTTAAAAGACTGGCTGTTATCACGACAGCGGTACTGGGGAACACCTATTCCCGCCATATACTGCGACAAATGCGGTATCGTAATGGAAAAGGAAGAAAACCTTCCCGTAAAACTTCCGCGCGATATTGAATTTTCCGGCAAGGGCAATCCGCTGGAAACATCCAAATCTTTCTTAAATGTAAAATGCCCAAAATGCGGCGGCGATGCCAGGCGCGAAACAGACACAATGGATACTTTTGTGGATTCGTCATGGTATTTTGTGCGCTACTGCGATTCCAAAAATGAAAAGCTTCCGATA encodes:
- a CDS encoding leucine--tRNA ligase; protein product: MSEHYPHKETEEKWHKKWEENGTFKATGKGEKYYILEMFPYPSGYLHMGHIRVYSIGDVLAHYNRMQGKDVIHPMGYDAFGLPAENAAIKNNVHPAEWTKKNIEHARGQFKKLGMSYDWDRELATCDESYYRWNQWLFIKFFEKGLAYRKASAVNWCESCGTVLANEQVQEGKCWRCENTVVQKDLTQWFFKTTAYSQELLNGHIKIDWPERVIAMQKNWIGRSEGARILFKEEKTGEEIPVFTTRPDTIFGATYVVLAAQHPMVDKIRAKATAEKQKEIDAFRDKVKKMDVTVDTLLTLEKEGVDTGETAINPVNGKKVRIWIGNYVLMDYGTGAIMAVPTHDSRDFKFAKNYNLPMIVVIQPKDKILKLEEMTDAYEDEGVLVNSGEFDGINNVEAKKKIASWMNDKGMAKIEINYRLKDWLLSRQRYWGTPIPAIYCDKCGIVMEKEENLPVKLPRDIEFSGKGNPLETSKSFLNVKCPKCGGDARRETDTMDTFVDSSWYFVRYCDSKNEKLPIGKDAAARELPVDQYVGGPEHACMHLIYARFFTYVMRDLGLISCSEPFKKLLTQGMVIKDGFKMSKSKGNTVSPDDMIEKYGSDTARLFMLFAAPPQADLEWNDEAVEGSFRFINRIWRKFTQYIDRVKGASDTVDYSALDEAKQKLVRKTHQTIKKVTNDLGVEQQFNTAVASLMELFNTVSATEMDASKDAPVIKFVIKTMALLMAPMTPHFSEELWEMLGNKESIFKAKWPVYDESLTVENTVEFVLQVNGKIRDKIKLDFNAPQEKAENAAFASEKVLEWTKGKETVKKIFVPNKLLNIVVK